A DNA window from Allokutzneria albata contains the following coding sequences:
- a CDS encoding DUF4097 family beta strand repeat-containing protein codes for MARSRGAMTAIAVALGALALVACDTRPQKNGAEPAATTTFQFPGQDLRVHVLDRGDISIERGTERSLEVTRHRTGGAPDRVNRLLLENSDLWLDDGCPESARGICDNRYVLKVPPKVNLVVTVATGDAHVDNVEGGLDLKVDRGDVRVNRAAGALKIAARDGDVSLSALSGAQAEVNAEHGDVWAGFSAPPTKVDFQVARGDVRVELPAGQERYRLDVRPEKGELHSGVDSDAASERSVRVAAGAGDISLSRGHG; via the coding sequence GTGGCACGCAGCAGGGGGGCGATGACCGCGATCGCGGTGGCGCTGGGAGCGCTCGCGCTGGTCGCGTGCGATACGCGGCCGCAGAAGAACGGCGCGGAACCCGCCGCCACGACCACCTTCCAGTTCCCCGGCCAGGACCTGCGCGTGCACGTCCTCGACCGGGGCGACATCTCCATCGAACGCGGCACCGAACGATCCCTCGAAGTCACCCGGCACCGGACGGGCGGGGCGCCCGACCGGGTGAACCGGCTCCTGCTGGAGAACTCCGACCTGTGGCTGGACGACGGCTGCCCGGAGTCCGCGCGGGGCATCTGCGACAACCGCTACGTCCTCAAGGTACCGCCGAAGGTGAACCTGGTGGTGACCGTGGCGACCGGCGACGCCCACGTGGACAACGTCGAGGGCGGGCTGGACCTGAAGGTGGACCGCGGTGACGTGCGGGTCAACCGGGCCGCGGGCGCGCTCAAGATCGCCGCGCGGGACGGGGACGTCTCGTTGAGCGCGCTCAGCGGTGCGCAGGCCGAGGTGAACGCGGAGCACGGCGATGTCTGGGCCGGCTTCTCCGCGCCGCCGACCAAGGTCGACTTCCAGGTGGCGCGCGGCGACGTGCGGGTCGAGCTGCCCGCCGGGCAGGAGCGCTACCGCCTCGACGTGCGCCCCGAGAAGGGCGAACTGCACTCCGGCGTGGACAGCGACGCGGCGAGCGAGCGCTCCGTCCGGGTGGCCGCCGGGGCGGGCGACATCTCCCTGTCGAGGGGGCACGGATGA
- a CDS encoding ATP-dependent DNA ligase has product MLLAEVVTTSTTVGATRSRRAKTTALADLLRGALDPVLAGLVVALLVGVPRQGKIGVGWRLLSELKAPPAPEPGLSLSDVDDYLQRVSEVAGKGSTERRKGLLTELFARATEAEQQFLFRLLVGELRQGALEGVMVDAVAAAYEVPAEAVRRALMLSGDLAATAVAARAGGEPGLAAFRLELGRPVRPMLASPAESLEEAVAELGSSSVEYKLDGARVQVHRDGDEVHVYTRTLREITASVPELVDLVRALPCRSVVLDGETLALTDDGRPRPFQETMSRFGAADPRELLLRPYFFDVLHLDGEDLLDAPLRERLAALEEVAGEHRIPSTVDPTAEEASALLDAALTAGHEGVMVKALDSAYAAGRRGRAWQKVKPVHTLDLVVLAAEWGHGRRTGLLSNLHLGARDPDGGPPIMVGKTFKGLTDELLAWQTKEFQEREVRRDAYTVHLRPELVVEIELDGAQVSPRYPGGVALRFARVLRYRPDKDPSDADTIDAVRALLVGT; this is encoded by the coding sequence ATGTTGCTCGCCGAGGTCGTCACCACGTCAACGACGGTGGGCGCCACCCGCTCCCGCCGCGCGAAGACCACCGCGCTCGCGGACTTGCTGCGCGGTGCGCTCGATCCCGTTCTCGCCGGGCTGGTCGTCGCGCTGCTGGTCGGCGTGCCGCGCCAGGGGAAGATCGGCGTCGGCTGGCGGCTGCTGTCCGAGCTGAAGGCCCCGCCCGCGCCGGAGCCGGGCCTTTCACTGTCCGATGTGGACGATTACCTGCAGCGCGTTTCGGAGGTCGCGGGCAAGGGCTCTACCGAGCGCAGGAAGGGACTGCTGACCGAGCTGTTCGCGCGCGCCACCGAAGCCGAGCAGCAGTTCCTGTTCCGGTTGCTCGTCGGCGAGCTGCGCCAGGGCGCTCTGGAGGGCGTCATGGTGGACGCGGTGGCCGCCGCCTACGAGGTGCCGGCCGAAGCCGTGCGGCGAGCTCTGATGCTCAGCGGCGACCTGGCGGCGACGGCGGTGGCGGCCCGCGCAGGCGGTGAGCCGGGGCTGGCCGCGTTCCGGCTGGAGCTGGGCAGGCCGGTGCGGCCGATGCTCGCCTCGCCCGCGGAGTCGCTGGAGGAGGCCGTCGCCGAACTGGGCTCCTCCAGCGTGGAGTACAAGCTCGACGGCGCACGCGTCCAGGTGCACCGCGACGGCGACGAGGTGCACGTCTACACCAGAACCCTGCGGGAGATCACCGCGAGCGTCCCGGAGCTGGTCGACCTGGTGCGGGCGCTGCCGTGCCGGTCGGTGGTCCTCGACGGCGAGACGCTGGCGCTGACCGACGACGGCAGGCCGCGGCCGTTCCAGGAGACGATGAGCCGGTTCGGCGCGGCCGACCCGCGAGAGCTGTTGCTGCGCCCGTACTTCTTCGACGTGCTGCACCTCGACGGGGAGGACCTGCTGGACGCTCCGCTGCGGGAGCGCCTGGCGGCGCTGGAGGAGGTCGCGGGCGAGCACCGCATACCGTCCACAGTGGACCCGACGGCCGAGGAGGCGTCGGCGCTGCTGGACGCCGCGCTCACGGCCGGGCACGAGGGGGTGATGGTCAAGGCGCTGGACTCCGCCTACGCGGCGGGCAGGCGGGGCCGGGCGTGGCAGAAGGTGAAGCCGGTGCACACGCTCGACCTGGTGGTGCTGGCCGCGGAGTGGGGGCACGGCAGGCGGACCGGGTTGCTGTCCAACCTGCACCTCGGCGCGCGCGATCCGGACGGCGGGCCACCGATCATGGTCGGCAAGACCTTCAAGGGGCTGACCGACGAGCTGCTCGCCTGGCAGACGAAGGAGTTCCAGGAACGGGAGGTGCGCAGGGACGCCTACACCGTGCACCTGCGCCCGGAGCTGGTGGTGGAGATCGAGCTGGACGGAGCGCAGGTCAGCCCGCGCTATCCCGGCGGCGTGGCACTCCGCTTCGCGCGGGTGCTCCGGTACCGGCCGGACAAGGACCCCTCCGACGCCGACACCATCGACGCCGTCCGCGCCCTCCTCGTCGGCACGTGA
- a CDS encoding DUF4288 domain-containing protein, translating to MSLMSGTTSYRAIVVLVSSADRAHHRPEYERMDLLLNAASPEEAYDKAELHGKAMGTVTRGPHGPVFWSLLRVLDVRELGSAPADRPRYVVPSVPSHAA from the coding sequence ATGAGCCTGATGAGCGGCACCACGAGCTACCGCGCGATCGTCGTCCTGGTCTCCTCCGCCGACCGGGCGCACCACCGGCCCGAGTACGAACGGATGGACCTGCTGCTCAACGCCGCCTCGCCGGAGGAGGCCTACGACAAGGCGGAGCTGCACGGCAAGGCCATGGGCACCGTCACCCGCGGCCCGCACGGCCCGGTCTTCTGGTCCCTGCTGCGCGTGCTCGACGTGCGGGAGCTCGGCTCGGCGCCCGCCGACCGGCCGCGGTACGTGGTGCCGTCGGTGCCGTCGCACGCGGCATAG
- a CDS encoding PhoH family protein translates to MIDTSVLLSDPWAITRFAEHAVVLPLVVVGELEGKRHHPELGWFAREALRLLDELRLRHGRLDTPVPVGEQGGVLHVELNHSDPSVLPPGFRTDSNDARILACALNLAAEGLAVTLVTKDMPLRVKAGAVGLDADEYRAQDVTPSGWTGMADLEVDSATIDALFKESVIDHDDVRDLPCHTGLRLLAGSASALARVTPEKRVRLVRGDREAFGLHGRSAEQRIALDLLLDPDIGIVSLGGRAGTGKSALALCAGLEAVMERRQHRKVVVFRPVYAVGGQELGYLPGSEAEKMQPWAQAVFDTLGALAGKDVIDEVMDRGMLEVLPLTHIRGRSLHDSFVIVDEAQSLERNVLLTVLSRLGAGSRVVLTHDVAQRDNLRVGRYDGIAAVIEKLKGHPLFAHVTLTRSERSPIAALVTDLLEGDIIS, encoded by the coding sequence GTGATCGACACTTCGGTGCTCCTGTCCGACCCCTGGGCGATAACCCGGTTTGCCGAGCACGCCGTGGTGCTGCCGCTCGTCGTGGTCGGGGAGTTGGAGGGGAAGCGACACCACCCCGAACTGGGCTGGTTCGCGAGAGAGGCGTTGCGCCTGCTCGACGAACTGCGGTTGCGGCACGGCCGGCTGGACACCCCGGTGCCGGTCGGCGAGCAGGGCGGAGTCCTGCACGTCGAGCTCAACCACTCCGATCCCTCGGTGCTGCCGCCGGGGTTCCGGACGGACTCCAACGACGCCAGGATCCTCGCGTGCGCGCTGAACCTGGCGGCGGAGGGCCTCGCCGTCACGCTGGTCACCAAGGACATGCCGTTGCGGGTCAAGGCGGGTGCGGTCGGCCTGGACGCCGACGAGTACCGCGCGCAGGACGTGACGCCGTCCGGCTGGACCGGCATGGCCGACCTGGAGGTGGACTCGGCGACCATCGACGCGCTCTTCAAGGAGAGCGTGATCGACCACGACGACGTCCGGGACCTGCCGTGCCACACCGGCCTGCGGCTGCTCGCGGGTTCGGCCAGCGCGCTGGCCAGGGTGACCCCCGAGAAGCGCGTGCGGCTGGTGCGCGGGGACCGGGAGGCGTTCGGGCTGCACGGCCGGTCGGCGGAGCAGCGGATCGCGCTGGACCTCTTGCTGGACCCGGACATCGGCATCGTCTCGCTCGGCGGGCGGGCCGGAACCGGCAAGTCGGCGCTGGCGCTGTGCGCGGGCCTGGAGGCGGTGATGGAGCGCCGGCAGCACCGCAAGGTCGTGGTGTTCCGGCCCGTCTACGCGGTCGGCGGCCAGGAGCTGGGGTACCTGCCCGGCTCGGAGGCCGAGAAGATGCAGCCGTGGGCGCAGGCGGTCTTCGACACGCTCGGCGCCTTGGCGGGCAAGGACGTCATCGACGAGGTCATGGACCGCGGGATGCTCGAAGTGCTGCCCCTGACCCACATCCGCGGACGGTCGCTGCACGACTCGTTCGTGATCGTGGACGAGGCGCAGTCCTTGGAGCGCAACGTGTTGCTGACGGTGCTGTCCCGGCTCGGCGCGGGGTCACGGGTGGTGCTCACCCACGACGTCGCCCAGCGCGACAACCTCAGGGTCGGCCGCTACGACGGCATCGCGGCGGTGATCGAGAAGCTGAAGGGGCATCCGCTCTTCGCGCACGTCACGCTGACCCGCTCGGAGCGCTCGCCGATCGCGGCCCTGGTCACCGACCTCCTGGAAGGTGACATCATCTCCTGA
- a CDS encoding GuaB1 family IMP dehydrogenase-related protein: MRFLDGHEPRYDLTYDDVFLVPGRSGVESRFDVDLSTVDGTGATIPIVVANMTAVAGRRMAETVARRGGLVVLPQDVAPEAVAEIVGWVKARHPVWDTPLVLHPHDAVADAVNLLPKRAHHAVVVVDDAHRPVGIVTEESCTGVDRFTRLGEVADSELVTLPLETAPREVFEALHGRSGQLALAVDGDGRLAGALTSVGALRAEIYRPALDGLGRLRVAAAVGVNGDVAAKARELLEAGVDALIVDTAHGHQEKMISALKAVRAVAPDVPVVAGNVVTAEGVRDLVDAGADVIKVGVGPGAMCTTRMMTGVGRPQFSAVAECSAQARRLGRHVWADGGVRHPRDVALALAAGAASVMVGSWFAGTYESPGDLLRDEAGRAYKESFGMASKRAVSARTRSDNAFDRARKALFEEGISTSRMRLDPHRPSVEDLLDSICSGVRSACTYAGAHTLEEFHERAVLGMQSAAGFAEGRPLPSGW, encoded by the coding sequence GTGCGCTTCCTCGACGGGCATGAGCCCCGCTACGACCTGACCTACGACGACGTCTTCCTCGTGCCGGGGCGCTCCGGTGTCGAGTCCAGGTTCGACGTCGATCTGTCCACTGTGGACGGCACAGGTGCCACGATCCCCATCGTGGTGGCCAACATGACCGCCGTCGCGGGCCGCAGGATGGCCGAGACGGTGGCCCGCCGCGGCGGGCTGGTGGTGCTGCCGCAGGACGTCGCCCCGGAGGCGGTCGCCGAGATCGTCGGGTGGGTCAAGGCCCGCCACCCGGTCTGGGACACGCCCCTGGTGCTGCACCCGCACGACGCGGTCGCCGACGCGGTGAACCTGCTGCCCAAGCGCGCCCACCACGCGGTGGTCGTGGTCGACGACGCGCACCGCCCGGTCGGGATCGTCACCGAGGAGTCCTGCACCGGGGTGGACCGCTTCACCCGGCTCGGCGAGGTCGCCGACTCCGAACTGGTCACGTTGCCGCTGGAGACCGCACCGCGCGAGGTCTTCGAGGCGCTGCACGGCCGCTCCGGCCAGCTCGCGCTGGCCGTGGACGGCGACGGCAGGCTGGCGGGCGCCCTGACGAGCGTGGGCGCGCTGCGAGCCGAGATCTACCGGCCCGCGCTGGACGGTCTCGGGAGGCTGCGCGTCGCCGCGGCCGTCGGGGTCAACGGCGATGTCGCCGCGAAGGCCCGCGAGCTGCTGGAGGCGGGCGTCGACGCGCTGATCGTGGACACCGCGCACGGCCACCAGGAGAAGATGATCAGCGCGCTGAAGGCCGTGCGCGCCGTCGCCCCGGACGTGCCGGTGGTGGCGGGCAACGTGGTCACGGCGGAGGGCGTGCGCGATCTCGTCGACGCGGGCGCTGACGTGATCAAGGTCGGCGTCGGTCCGGGTGCCATGTGCACGACGCGGATGATGACCGGAGTCGGCCGCCCGCAGTTCTCCGCGGTCGCGGAGTGCTCGGCGCAGGCGCGGCGGCTCGGCAGGCACGTGTGGGCCGACGGCGGTGTCCGGCACCCGCGCGACGTGGCGTTGGCGCTGGCCGCCGGAGCCGCGTCGGTGATGGTCGGCTCCTGGTTCGCCGGCACCTACGAGTCCCCCGGCGACCTGCTGCGCGACGAGGCGGGCCGGGCGTACAAGGAGTCCTTCGGCATGGCGTCCAAGCGGGCCGTCAGCGCCCGGACCCGCAGCGACAACGCCTTCGACCGAGCGCGCAAGGCGTTGTTCGAGGAGGGCATCTCCACCTCGCGGATGCGGCTGGACCCGCACCGGCCCAGCGTCGAGGACCTGCTCGACTCGATCTGCTCCGGCGTGCGCTCGGCCTGCACCTACGCGGGCGCGCACACCTTGGAGGAGTTCCACGAGCGCGCCGTGCTCGGCATGCAGTCCGCCGCGGGCTTCGCCGAAGGACGCCCGCTCCCCTCCGGCTGGTGA